The DNA region GGCTTTGGAAGTCAGGGAGTCTGAGGCGGCGAGAATTCTGTCAGTGCCTCTCCAGGGCCTTCTGGGGTCCTTGCCCCTAACAGTCTCCGGGGTGGCCCAGTCTTCCAGGcaccaaatgaattcttttatttgcagacttttcttctctccctgactGTAGGTGGGAAAGCAGATCTTATTAACTTCCCTAGAGGCCATAGTGGGGCCTGGGGGGGTTCCCGGGGTCTGGGAGAGGCTGCCTCCATCCTTCTCCAGGCCTGCCTCGGCCGCCGGAGCTGGAGCTGAAGCCCCAGACTCCAACTTCCCTGCCTCCGACTGaagcctggcctccaggctcccaTGGGAGAGATTGACACAGAGTAAGCAGCTGCTGGCACTTtctcccaccctcgccttcttaaGCTTCTTCCTGGGCCAGATGCAGGCAGTTGGAGAAATCTGTCCCCAGCCTCGGACCTGCAGATAAAGCAGTGTGTTACTCTCAGCCTAGCTGCCCCCACTGTGGCCACATCCCCATTTTGACTCTATTTGAATCAGTATTTTTCTTCAGACTgacttaatttattttagttttaacttTTCATGCTTAGTTTAGCCTCCTACTACGCCACAGTATTTgtaatagtatttttatttttttatttttttaatagtatttttaaacaCTAAAATACTAAGCGATAGTATCTATCAGCACACTGACGTGCTGACTATATATGCTTTTTAGATGTGTATTAAGATAAATTCAgaactattaaaataaaatcaaaaccataCTTGTCCTGCCTGCCAGGCTTTCTTGCACTGCAGGCTCTCTGCGCTTGCCTGCGCCAAGGAAGGCTGTGTGAGGATATAACCAAGAATATGGCTCCTACCAAGAACCCGACCATGTTGGCACCCAGATCTCGAACTTTCCTCccaaactgtaagaaataaatgtctgctgctGAAGCTGCCCAGCTTATGGTATTCTCTTATAGCAGCCCGAACTGAGACAGGGCTGGAGCATCTCCTGTGGTGGGAGCCACTCTGGGCATTCTACGATGTGGAGCAGCACCCTGGCCTCAACCCCAGTATATCCAGAAAcaaccctctcccctccccgccctaGCTGTGCCAAGCAATCAGACCAATCCCCTTACAGTTCTAAATTTAGAACTATATTTCATTATTGATTCTAAGAATAGTTTAAGAACAAACCACCGGGTTCTGTGTAGAACCACCAGGATAGAAATCTCTGGTCTCCTGGGGAGTTAAGTAGCAGGAGTTAAGTTAGGTAGCTTGAGTTAAGGGAACTGGGTTCTGGAGTCCAGAAAAGCTCGGTTCAAGCTCCTGCCTTGACCACTGCCTGGGAGATTTTGACACATTTCATTTTTGGTGCTTTGGTTTCCTTTTCCAAAAAGTGAGGCTATTCATAACACCTGAGAGGGTGAATGAATTGATGTATGTGAAGCATTTAGTACTGTGCTTGCCCAGACAGAATGGTCATAAATACTCAAAAGGTACTGCTATTATCATCATTAATATTCTACCTGTTTCAGAGGTTTCTGTTTCATtgcttacacattttttttttggcaacagtAACTATTTCTGAAAATAGTAAAAGGCTTGTGTCAAAACCCTGACATGCACAAGACCTAACTCAAGAAAATACTCACCGCTTCTTCCCATCCAGTTCCAATGACAAACTCTTTGGCTTTTTTATCCTGTTCAAGTGTAACGTCACTGACGCTGAGAAGACAACAAACATGAttcttttcacttctttcatCTGGACAAGTATAGATTAATTCAGTTTCTTCTGTGCTTTGAATTTCATAATTTTCACTATTTTCTAATTCAGTCTCATTTTTGTGACTGAAATCCATTACTGTGATGGTTGCTTAAAATCTTTAACATCTTCTTCCTGTGgtttaaaatgcaaatagaaCTTAGCTTTTAATActgctttgtttcttttaaaaaaccaattcAGTAACTCAGGTGAAACATTGTCAAGACATGTTCAGGAATAGACAGAAGAAATATTATGAAACCATCCATTGCCAACTATTGACATTATAAAATATAAGGCTAATTTCAAAGACTTGTggatttaggacttccctggagctttcactgcagggggtatgggttctatccctgatcagggaactaagatcccgcatgctgaaTAGTGtggcaaaaaacaaataaaacacctggatttatttaaaagaaaaaagattcatTGTCCATTCTTATCTTCCAAACTCATGTAagagatgaaaaagcaaaaatatgcaAAAAGCAATCAAAGGTCAATTAAAAGGGTGGCTATGTGATTTCTTACCAGTTACATGCAGTTTTCCTTCTATTTGGAATGCAAAAATCTGCAGTGGTATAATACTGATTTTCTGATGGTAAACTTATGCCTTGTTTATAGATTTGAAGTAAATCAGAGCTCATGTTCTTCCACTTCTTGACTTCCACAGAGCTTTACAATCTGATTTGGTTTAAGAGTCACTGGTATAAAACATACATCAAAATCCATATGTTTCCAAGAAAATCACATTAAGGAAACACAACGATCACAGTGAAAATGCTCCCATGGGAAAATGCATTTGCAGATGCAACTAGAAAATTGGATTTGGAGTACAAAGCAGGAAGGCACACACATGTATGCCAGAAGATATTAAATTCTATGACATACGCTATTGAAGTGGCTAGAAccaaaaaatgtacaaagaagaaaatgttgacTGAGGTCCAAGCCCCAAAAGTAGATGTCTGGATAAACAagaataaacccaaagaaagcTGATGCTTTTCAAGATGAAAAGGCCAAAGGAACTTAAgatatttagaaatgaaataaagaagatgaatgaaaattaaaaaaaaaaaaagatgagtgagAGTCTAAGAAACAGAGCCTATGGGAAATTCAGTGTGATACAGAAAATATCTTTTCTAGCAGCATGTAAACTAAACAGCGGTGGAAGAAAATGATCAGCAAAAACCCTGTAAGTAGGggccttccccagtggtccagtggctaagactctgcactcccaatgcagggagcctgggttcaatccctggtcagggaattggatcccgcatgctgtaactaagacctggcacagccaaaaaaaaaaaaaaaaagcctgtaaaCTAGCTTATTATTTTACCAGTTGAACATAAGCCATTATgacttgcttcaaaataatcctgcaaggaggtgggggtggttgGTTGTGGTTAGAGAGAGaatgaggaaatttaaaaagccaCAAATTCTGTTTGTTGTAGAAGGGTATGAGGACATGGAGGTTAACTGCACTATTCACTCTACTTTTGGGTCActgtgaaattttccataataaaatgtttttttttaaagccatcatGTTAACAGAAtggtttaagaaataaaacatgggATAACAGTGGAGGTGAGCAAAGCATGAATTCTGATCTTAAGCAAACTGAATAAATGTATCAAAGAACAGATTACACGGTTTGGATAATTTTAACTGGGGTAAAGACCTTGAACAGGGACTTAAAGAGAAGAAATGTACCAAAGggcagggaaaaaaatcagacagaAATTGGAGAATATAGTTTACAAAAATGatttggaaaagtgaaagtgaaagtcgcctagttgtgtccaactctttgtgaccccatgggctatacagtccatggaattctctgggtcagaatactggagtgggtagcctttctcttctccaagggatcttcctaacccagtgatagaacccaggtctcccacattgcaggcagattctttaccagctgaaccacaggaGAAGATCTGGAGACACTCCCTAAATAACTGGCCAATTACTCTAAGTAAAAGGACTTAAGGCTTTCTCATTGAAATTACTGAATACAAAAGAAGGCATTGGAAatgcaggaggaaaagaaaaaacacagacaTTACCTTTAGGATCTCTGACCCCACGTTGTGATGATGTCATTTGTTAATGAACTGAGAAGTACAGAGACTACCAAATGCCTCTTTGTTAGACATCTGGCAAACTCAATGGAGCTTTGACACCCTAACCAATCTGTAACTTAGAATACGAACTGCCCTGCTCCTGAAAGGAACAAAGACTTCATTACCACTGGTCAGTGGCAAAGACACACCAATATTACAGCAGTCCAGCG from Cervus elaphus chromosome 4, mCerEla1.1, whole genome shotgun sequence includes:
- the C4H16orf46 gene encoding uncharacterized protein C16orf46 homolog codes for the protein MDFSHKNETELENSENYEIQSTEETELIYTCPDERSEKNHVCCLLSVSDVTLEQDKKAKEFVIGTGWEEAVRGWGQISPTACIWPRKKLKKARVGESASSCLLCVNLSHGSLEARLQSEAGKLESGASAPAPAAEAGLEKDGGSLSQTPGTPPGPTMASREVNKICFPTYSQGEKKSLQIKEFIWCLEDWATPETVRGKDPRRPWRGTDRILAASDSLTSKALLVLPPLKSSPANGLDVLSKKTKNFFLQPEEKGLSVEKDEYVTYASGVKAVDGAGEKQPTELARHHKVKETQPFLRLAARTPLLAEPEPCCLHWSLLPEKNLVCPPCYLATFQLLQKQGARNYKARLKAREPRPPTKTPKRVLTETKQENRPQMLETKVFSRPLLPSLTVSRVVIPISTHRLL